Genomic window (Streptomyces cadmiisoli):
CGCGTCCAGGTCTTCGACAAGGCCACCGGCACCTGGCGCACGCTCGCGGACGCGGCCGGCGAGGGCGCGACGTTGACCGCGTTCTCGCTCGGCGCGGGCGAGTCGACCTCGTTCCGGCTGCGGCTGAGCGTCAGCGGCAAGGTGCCCGACGCCATCGGTCTGACCGGCGGCTTCGCGCAGTACTCGGACGCCGACGGCTGCTGGATGGCCGACGACCCCAACGGCTGGATCTACTTCTTCGACATCCTGGCCGCGGGCTCGGACGCCGGTGACCCGGACGACGCCGAGCCGCAGGGCGGAATGGGCGAACTGGACGACGTGAACTCGGTCAGCGCCACCGGCAGCCTCGCCGAGACCGGTGCCGGCTCCGCGCTGCCCATGATCGGCCTGGTCGGCGGTGTCGCCGTCGTCGCCGGTGCGGGCGCGGTGTACGTCGTGCGGCGCAACAGGGCCGGCGCGCAGGCATAACGCGCCCGACGCACGTCAGTGAGGCGTGCCGCAGAGCAGAGAGAGGGACCTGGGCTCGGAGGGGGGCACAGGTCCCTTTTTCTTTTCCCGCTTTTCCTGTCCCGCTCTTTCTTGGGCGGCACCGCTTTCCTGCCCGCTACTTCTTGGGCGGCACCGACGGCATCCCGAGGAACGGCAGCCGCAGCGCGCCGAACGCCTCCGCGGGCACGGCCGGACTGCGGGGCTCGACCGGCTTCAGGCGCTCGTAGGCCGCCCCCTGCGCCGGACGCGGGTCGGCCTCGTCCTTGTTCGGCCAGTACGACATGGCGCGCTCGGCCTGCGCGGTGATCGTCAGGGACGGGTTCACCCCGAGGTTCGCGGACACCGCGGCGCCGTCGACGACGGAGATGCCGGGGTGTCCGTACAGACGGTGGTACGGGTCGATGACGCCGGTCTCCCCGGAGTCGCCGATCGGGCAGCCGCCGAGGAAGTGCGCGGTCAGCGGCGTGCCCATCAGCTCGCCGACGTTGCTGCCGGGGAAGCCGTTGATCTCCGCGGCGATCGCCGACGCGCTCAGGGAGGCGGCCTCGATCTGCTTGGGGTTGGGCGCGCCGTGGCCCTGGCGGGCGGTCAGCAGACCCTTGCCCATGCCGCCCGGCTTCAGATACGTCGTCAGGGAGTTGTCCAGCGACTGCATCACCAGACCGATGATCGTACGCTCCGACCAGCGCCGGTTGGACAGGGAGCGCAGGACCAGCACGGGGTGCCGGGCGGCGTTGCGCAGCCACCCCAGAACCCGGGACGAACCCCGCGCGTAGGGCACCTGGAGGATCGACAGGCCGCCCATCGAGTTGGAGCCCTTGCCGTAACGCACCGGCTCGATATGGGTGTTCTCGTCGGGGTGGACGGACGACGTGATGGCCACGCCGCGTGTGAAGTCGGCCTTCCGCTCGCCGGTGGCCTTCCGGTAGCGCCGGTCGGTGGTCTGCGCGCCCACCAGGGCCTCGGAGTTGGTGCGGGTCAGCTCACCGAGCCGGTCGGACAGACGCGGGAGCATGCCGCGCGACTTCATCCGGTGCAGCAGCGTCTGGGTGCCGTAGGTGCCTGCCGCCAGCACGACCCACCGGGCCCGGTAGGTCCGGCCGGCGTCCTTGCGGTTGTCGGTGGGCAGGGTGGCGACGGCGTAGCCGCCGCGCGCGTCGTCGGTCACCGACACGACGGTCGTCATCGGGTGCACGGCCGCGCCCGCCTTCTCGGCGAGGTACAGATAGTTCTCGTTCAGCGTGTTCTTGGCCCCGTGCCGGCAGCCCGTCATGCACTCGCCGCATTCGGCGCACGCCCTGCGGGCGGGGCCGGCACCGCCGAAGTACGGGTCCGGCACGTCCTCGCCGGGTTTCCCGCGCGCCGCGCCGTCGGCGTCCTCGCCGTCGCCGAAGAACACCCCGACCGGCGCGAGATGGAAGGTGTCGCCGACACCCATCCGCTGCGCGGCCGCCTTCAGATGGACGTCGGACGGCGTCATCGTCGGGTTCAGCCGCACGCCGAGCATGCGCCGCGCCTGGTCGTAGTACGGCGCCAACTCCTCCTGCCAGTCGGTGATGTCCCGCCACTGCGGGTCGTCGAAGAACGGCTTCGGCGGGACGTACAGGGTGTTGGCGTAGTTGAGGGAGCCGCCGCCGACGCCCGCTCCGGCCAGGACCATGACGTTGCCCAGCAGGTGGATGCGCTGGATTCCGTACATGCCGAGCTTCGGCGCCCAGAGGTAGTTCTTCAGGTCCCAGGAGTTCTTGGGCAGCGAGTCCCGGGTGAAGCGGCGGCCGGCTTCCAGGACGCCTACGCGGTAGCCCTTCTCCGTCAGGCGCAGGGCGGTCACCGAGCCGCCGAAGCCCGATCCGACGACGATGACGTCGTAGTCGTGGGTGTCCTGGGGCACGGGTGTCTCCTCGTCGAGTTCTGCGTGCGGCCGTGTGTGCTGTCTCGCGCGGTCCCCGCCCCCGAGAGGCGGCCGGGGCCTGTCGTCACATCGCTGTCGTTGCCGGACGGCGGCGTCGCGGGGCGGGCGGGGATCTGACGACGGGCCCTAGCGGAACCGGAACGCCTTCATGACCCGCAGGCTGCGGCTCATGAACTGCGCGTACTTCTCGTCGTCCATGCCGAGCGACGGGGCCATCGGCAGCAGCCGCTGCTGCGCCACCGTCTGGGCCTCCGTGTACTTGAGGATGCCCTCGGAGCCGTGCCGGCGGCCGAGGCCGGAGTCCTTCATGCCGCCCATCGGCGACTGGACGCTGCCGTAGGCGGGCGCGTAGCCCTCGTTGACGTTGACCGTGCCGGTGCGCAGCCGGGCCGCCACCGCTCGGCCGCGACGGCCGTCCTTCGTCCACACCGAGGAGTTCAGGCCGTACGGGGTGGCGTTGGCGTGCTCGACCGCCTCGTCGTCGGTGCGGAACCGGTAGACCGACACGACCGGGCCGAAGGTCTCCTCCGTGCACACGGCCATGGGCGCTTCGACGCCGTCGAGGATGGTGGGCTCGTAGAAGTACGGGCCGATGTCCGGGCGGGCCACCCCGCCGGCCACCAGCTTCGCGCCCTTGGCCACCGCTTCCTCGACGTGCCGTGTGACCGTCCGGAGCTGGCGCTCGCCGACCAGCGAGCCCATGTCGGCTCCGTAGGCCAGGGACCGGCCGAGCCGCATGCCCTTGGTGCGGGCGGCGAAGCGCTCCAGGAAGGCGTCGGCGACCGACTCGTGGACGTACAGCCGCTCGATGGAGATGCACAGCTGGCCCGCGGAGGAGAAGCAGGCGCGCACCGCTCCCGCCGCCGCCTTGTCGATGTCGGCGTCCTCCAGCACCAGCATGGCGTTCTTGCCGCCCAGTTCGAGGGATACGCCGACCAGCCGGGCGGCGGCGCCCTGGGCGACCTCACGGCCGGTGCGGGTGGAACCGGTGAAGGAGACGTAGTCGGCGTGCTTGACGACCTCGGGGCCCACCACGGGGCCCTCACCGAGGACGACTTGGAAGACCTCGGCGGGCAGCCCCGCCTCGATCAGCAGGTCACGGGCCCACAGCGCGGTCAGGCAGGTCTCGGTGTCCGGCTTCATGACGACCGCGTTGCCCGCGACGAAGGCGGGGAGCGCGTCGCCCACCGACAGCTCCAGCGGGTAGTTCCAGGGAGCGATCTGGCCGACCACACCGCGCGGGTGGCGCAGTTCGGTGACGCGTGTGAGGGTCGGCATGGCCCCGGCGTGCCGCTTGGGGCGGAGGTAGGCGGGCGCCTTGCGGCCGTAGTGGCGGGCGGCCACCGCGACGGCCTGCACCTCCTCGTGCGCGTGCAGCCGCGCCTTGCCGGTCTCCAGCTGGATGAGGTCGAGGACCTCGGCCTGCCGTTCCAGCACCAGGTCGTGGAAGCGCAGCAGTACGGCGGCGCGCTGCCGCACCGGCCGCTGCGCCCAGACGGCCTGCGCGGCGCGGGCCGCCTCGAAGGCCTTCTGTACGTCCTCGGGCGTGGACTCGGGCAGATCCGCCAGCTTCTCGCCGGTGAGGGGCGTGTGGTTGGCGGTGCGGCCGGAGCCGACCACTCCCCTGGTGAGCTGGGCGACCAGCTCGGGGGTGACCACGTCCACGGCGGTGCGGGCGCCCTCGGGGGCGGGGGCGAGGGGATTCGTGCCGGTCTTCACCGGGGCCTGCGCGTCCGTCATGAGGCGCAGAGTATGCCCGGGGGGAGCCTTTGTGTACCCGTCGGTAATGGGGATTCACGGAGTGCTCACACGCCGCCAGTGATCACTGGCAACAAATGCGCTGATCAGGGCGTCGAGGCGGGCGACCCGGCCGTACGTCAGTTCTCGCCGATCTTGAGCCGGTCGCGGGCGCCCCGGAACACGGCGGTGCCTGTGCGCTCCGCGGGCGTGCCCTTGGGCATGTCCACGCGCAACTCGTACATGCGCCCGTCGCCGGTCCTGACGATCAGCTGCATGACCCGGACCGGCCCGGCGTCCCTGTGGTGGGTGGTGTCGGCGAGCACCGCCTCCTGGCCGTCCAGCGTGGTCCGCGTGTACCGCGTGCGTGTGTCCCTCCGCTCCCAGCCGGAGTGGATCTCGTACGCCCGGGAGAGCGGCGAGCGGGGCGCGGCGTCCCACTGGGTCAGCCGTACCTCGACGTCGGCCCCGTTGCCGTAGACCACGATCCGGGGCTGGTCGGCCGCAGTGCCCTGCCGGACGGTCTCCGCGTACGGCTCGGGCAGGGACAGGACGGCGCCCATGTCCGGCTCGGGGTGAGCGGTCCAGGGCGCCGGCGCGGCACCCGCGCTCGGCACGCCGCGGTCCGCGCCGCGGCTGCCGCCGTGCCCTGCGGTGTCGTCGCCCCGGGCGCCGACGAAGGAGGAGGTGCCGAGCCAGATGCCGCCCACGAGGAGGGCGGCGAGGAGAGCGGCGGGGGCGGGACGTATCGGTACGCGAACGCGGGGGCGTGGACCGGGCTGGGGCTCGGGCTCGGGTCGTGGCCCGGACTCGGGCTCGGGTCGTGGCCCGGACCCTCGCTCGGCGTCGGGTCGTGGCCCGGACTCGGGCTCCGCGTCGGGTCGTTGCCCCGCCTCCGGGACGGATTCCTGGCCACCGGGTGCGCCGCCGGGTTTCGGTTCGGGTTCTTGGCCGGGTTCAGGTTTGTAGGCCCGCCCGGGTTCCGGCTGGGGGTCACTCCCGGATTCCGGCTCCGGGGCACGCCCGGATTCCGGCTGGGACTTCGGCTCGCGCTCCGGCGGGGACTTCGGCTCGGAATCCGGCAGGGACTTCGGCTCGGGCTCCGGCAGGGCGTCCGACTGGCACCCCTCGGCCGCGGCACGCAACCCCGCCGCGACCTCCGACGGCTCCGGACGCCGCTCCGGGTCCTTCGCGAGCATCCGTACGATCAGCGGCCCGAGCATGCCGGCCTTCTCCGGCTCGGGCGGATCGGCGGCGAGGAGCGCGGCCGGCGTCGGCTCCGCGGTCGTACGCCGGAACGGGGACCGGCCCTCGACGGCGGCGTACAGCAGGACGCCGAGCGACCACAGGTCCGAGGCCGGTCCGGCCCCCGGTCCTGACATCCGCTCGGGCGCGACGAACTCCAGCGAACCGACGAACTCCCCGCTCGGGGCGATGGATTCGTCGCCCTGCGCCTGAGCGATGCCGAAGTCGGTCAGGACGACCCTGCCGTGCGGCCCGAGCAGCACATTGGCGGGCTTGACGTCGCGGTGCACGATGCCGACGGAGTGCGCGGCGCGCAAGGCACCGAGGACGGCGAGCCCGATCCGGGCGGACTCGGCGGCCGGGACCGGCCCGCGCCCGAGGACCTCGTGGAGGGACTCGCCCCGGATCAGTTCCATGACGATCCAGGGGACTCCGTCCTCCTCGACGACGTCGTGGATGGAGACGGCGGAGGGGTGGTCGACGCGGGCGGCGGCGCGGGCCTCGCGGTACAGCCGGTGCGCGGCCCTGCGACGGGTCTCGTCCCCCGGGTCGCCCGGCAGCCGGGGCTGTTTGACGGCGACGTCCCGTCCGGCGAGTTCGTCCCGGGCGCGCCACACGGTGCCCGTCCCGGCGGCTCCGGCACGCTCGACCAGCCGGTAGCGCCCACCGATCAGCCGTCCCTCGCGCAGGAGTTCACCGCCGTCACTCATGTCCCATGCCTACCGCGCGGCGGGCCCTCTTGTCGACGGGCGTCAGAGCTTGTCGACGTCCAGGTTCGCGATCGCCGTCCGCGCCACCTCGCGGCCCCGATCGGTGAAGTCGCCCTCGCCGGGATAGCTGACGGTGAGCTTGTACATGTCCCCGGTGGAGGTCTTGTAGTAGAAGATCTGCACCTCGCGGGGCCGCGGGTTCTGCGTGTCGTTCGTGACGTACGCGATCGTGTTCCTGGCGGCCTCCCGGCCCTGGAACGTGGCGTTCGCGTCGGTGACCGTCGACTTCGGGTCCGCGGGCATGTCAAGGTTGTACGCGCCGGACTCCTTGAAGCGGCCGTTGTCCTCGTGCATCTCGGCGTCCGCGGAGTCCCCGATCTCACCGCCGGTGTCCTCGGACTTCTTCTCCAGACTCAGCCCGACCCAGATGCTTCCGCTCGCGTCGGAGTACGTGACCCAGTGGCCGTCGTCCGTCTCCCGGTCGGGCCTGCTCGCCGTGTAGCCCTCGGGCACCGCCAGGGTCGCGGCGACGTCCTTCTCCCCGTGCGTCGCCCAGTCGTCGGGCAGCGGGCCCGCGAACGGGTCGGCGATCACCAGGTACGCCGTCACCGCCGCGGCCGCGACCACCGCACCGGCCACCGCGCCGAGGCGGAACAGCGCCTTGCGGCCGATCCGGATGCCGCCACCCTGCCCGCCGTCGCTCGCAGTGACCGTTACCACCTGCGTCGGCACCGGCTCGGGCGGATGGGCGGCCGCCTCCAGCAGCGCGCGGACCCGGGCGGCGTTCGGGCGGTGCGCCGGGTCCTTCTGGAGCAGGCCGTTGATGGCGTCGGCGAGCGGGCCGGAGGCCGAAGCGGGCGGTGCGGGCGTGGCATTGAGGACGGACTGGAGGGTGGCCGGGGTGTTGCTGCGGCGGAAGGGCGAGACGCCCTCGGTGGCCGCGTACAGCACCACGCCCAGCGACCAGAGGTCCGAAGCCGGTCCCGGGCGCTGGCCGAGGACCCGCTCCGGCGCGATGTACTCGGGCGAGCCGACGAAGCCGCCGGTGTCGGTCAGATTGGTCTCGCCCTCGATCTGCGCGATACCGAAGTCGGTGAGGACGACGCGGTCGTGGCGGCCGAGGAGCACATTGTCCGGCTTGACGTCGCGGTGCAGGATGCCGGCGGCGTGCGCCGCCTCCAGCGCGCCGAGCACCTCCAGGCCGACCTTGGCCGCCTCGCGGGCCGACAGGGTGCCCTCCTGGAGGACGGCGCCGAGGGAGCGGCCCTGCACCAGCTCCATCACGATCCACGGCCGGTCGTCCACGACGGCGACATCGTGGACGTTGACCACCGCGGGGTGGTCCAGACGGGCCGCGGCACGGGCCTCGCGGCGCATCCGCTCGTAGGCGTTGGCGCGTTCGCGGTCGGGAAGGTGGTCCGGGACCCTCGGCTCCTTGACCGCGACCTCGCGGTCCACCGTCTCGTCCTTGGCGCGCCAGACCGTGCCCATGCCGCCGTGTCCGAGCTTGGCGAGCAGCCGGTAGCGCCCGTCGATCAGCCGCCCTGCCCCGGCGTCCTGCGCGGCGCGGGTCGGCGGTTGCGCGGGCGGCGGGGGCGCGGACCTGGGCCCGTCGTCGGGCGCGGACCGATGCTGCGGGACGACTCGTGTGGGAGTCGCGTACGGGTTGTCCGGATGCGGTACGGCCGCCGGTGGGTTCGGCGGTTGCAGACCGAAACTGGTGGGCTCGTCCGACCCGTGGTGGGCTCCCCCGTTGTCACTCATGTGTCCATGCATATCGCGGCAAGTGCCCGCGCATCCACCACGATGGCCCGCCGGTCACAGACCCGTGACTCAGGTCGCCGCTTATTTACCATTTATAATGGCATGTCAGGTGTGCTGCGGGCCGAGCGGAGGGGACGGTGGCCCCGATGTGCTCACGGACGTCGTCGGCGACGGGCTCCGCGGCGGCCCGCTCCCGTCGTCCCCGCTCCCGCTGATCAGCAGCGCCACCGCGGACACCCCGGCCGCCGCCATCGCCGCCACCAGCAGCGCCGTCACCAGCCGGTCGCGGGGGGTGCGTCGGGCGCGGGACGGTGCCGGTGGTGTGCGTCCGGTCTCCAGGTAGGCGCGCAGCATCCGCTCCGCCTGCCCCGCGTCCAGCCGTCGCTGCGGATCGCGCTCCAGCAGCCCTCGTACGACGGGCAGGAGCGGGCCCGCCTGCGGGGGCGGCCGTACCTCGTCGGACAGGACGGCGTGCACGACGCCGCCCAGCGAGTCGCGGTGGAAGGGCGACGTCCCGCCGACCGCGGTGCACAGCAGCGCGCCGAGCGACCACAGGTCGGAGGCGGGGCCGGTGCCGGAACCCGCGATCCGCTCGGGCGCGGTGTACTCCGGCGAGCCGACGAAGGAGCCGGACTCGGTGAGGGTCGTGGCGCCCTCGACCTGGGCGACGCCGAAATCGGTGAGGACGACCCGGCCGGTGCCGGACTCGATGAGGACGTTCGCCGGTTTGAGATCGCGGTGCAGTACCCCCGCCGCGTGGGCGGCGCGCAGGGCGCCGAGCAGGGCGATACCGATCCGGGCCGCCTCGTGCGCGTCGACCGGGCCCCGCCCGGCGATCCGGTCGGCCAGGGAACCGCCGTCGATCAACTCCATGACGATGCAGGGGCGTTCGTCGTCCTCGACGACGTCATGGACGACGATGACATGCGGATGGCGCAGTTGGGCCAGCGCCTGCGCCTCGCGCAGGGTGCCCGCGCGACGGGCCCGGATCTCGGCGGCCGTCCCGGAGTCGTCCTGGGCGATCTCCTTGACGGCGACCCGGCGGCCCAGCAGTTCGTCGGTGGCGCCCCACACGACACCCATACCGCCGCGGCCGAGTGTCTCCTCGAGCCGGTAACGGCCCGCGATGATCCGCCCGCCCTCCCGCTCGCTCACCATGCGCCCCATCATGCCCCGCCGGAGGCGGCCCTTCCGGGACGTGCGGACCGGGTTGGCCGACAACCGCCCCCGGCCGGCGCGCGCGGCGGGCGGCACTGAGTGAGCGGGACGGGGTATCGCGGCGGTCAGGACACCGTGCTGGGCCGCCAGCCCCGCAGCACCGCGTCGAACTGCTCCCGGGTCGTCTCCCAGTCCTCCGCGGGACCGGACATGTAGAGGGCGTACTCGACGCCGTCCCGGGCGACGTACATCTCCTCGATCGCCCGCCGCGGGCCCGCGTGGATGCCGGGGTCTCTCTCCAGTGCCGTCCAGGTGTACTCCCACAGCGCGCCCTCGCGGTCCCGGTAGATGTTCTTCTCCAGGGTCACGCGCTCGTAGTCGACGAGCCGCTGAAGCTGCTGCTCCAGGTCGCGCTGGTGCTCGTAGGGCTCGGCGAAGTCGGGGGACTTGTCGACGGCGATGCGCAGCAAGTGGATGCCCTTGTCGGG
Coding sequences:
- a CDS encoding GMC oxidoreductase, translated to MPQDTHDYDVIVVGSGFGGSVTALRLTEKGYRVGVLEAGRRFTRDSLPKNSWDLKNYLWAPKLGMYGIQRIHLLGNVMVLAGAGVGGGSLNYANTLYVPPKPFFDDPQWRDITDWQEELAPYYDQARRMLGVRLNPTMTPSDVHLKAAAQRMGVGDTFHLAPVGVFFGDGEDADGAARGKPGEDVPDPYFGGAGPARRACAECGECMTGCRHGAKNTLNENYLYLAEKAGAAVHPMTTVVSVTDDARGGYAVATLPTDNRKDAGRTYRARWVVLAAGTYGTQTLLHRMKSRGMLPRLSDRLGELTRTNSEALVGAQTTDRRYRKATGERKADFTRGVAITSSVHPDENTHIEPVRYGKGSNSMGGLSILQVPYARGSSRVLGWLRNAARHPVLVLRSLSNRRWSERTIIGLVMQSLDNSLTTYLKPGGMGKGLLTARQGHGAPNPKQIEAASLSASAIAAEINGFPGSNVGELMGTPLTAHFLGGCPIGDSGETGVIDPYHRLYGHPGISVVDGAAVSANLGVNPSLTITAQAERAMSYWPNKDEADPRPAQGAAYERLKPVEPRSPAVPAEAFGALRLPFLGMPSVPPKK
- a CDS encoding succinic semialdehyde dehydrogenase → MTDAQAPVKTGTNPLAPAPEGARTAVDVVTPELVAQLTRGVVGSGRTANHTPLTGEKLADLPESTPEDVQKAFEAARAAQAVWAQRPVRQRAAVLLRFHDLVLERQAEVLDLIQLETGKARLHAHEEVQAVAVAARHYGRKAPAYLRPKRHAGAMPTLTRVTELRHPRGVVGQIAPWNYPLELSVGDALPAFVAGNAVVMKPDTETCLTALWARDLLIEAGLPAEVFQVVLGEGPVVGPEVVKHADYVSFTGSTRTGREVAQGAAARLVGVSLELGGKNAMLVLEDADIDKAAAGAVRACFSSAGQLCISIERLYVHESVADAFLERFAARTKGMRLGRSLAYGADMGSLVGERQLRTVTRHVEEAVAKGAKLVAGGVARPDIGPYFYEPTILDGVEAPMAVCTEETFGPVVSVYRFRTDDEAVEHANATPYGLNSSVWTKDGRRGRAVAARLRTGTVNVNEGYAPAYGSVQSPMGGMKDSGLGRRHGSEGILKYTEAQTVAQQRLLPMAPSLGMDDEKYAQFMSRSLRVMKAFRFR
- a CDS encoding protein kinase domain-containing protein, which encodes MSDGGELLREGRLIGGRYRLVERAGAAGTGTVWRARDELAGRDVAVKQPRLPGDPGDETRRRAAHRLYREARAAARVDHPSAVSIHDVVEEDGVPWIVMELIRGESLHEVLGRGPVPAAESARIGLAVLGALRAAHSVGIVHRDVKPANVLLGPHGRVVLTDFGIAQAQGDESIAPSGEFVGSLEFVAPERMSGPGAGPASDLWSLGVLLYAAVEGRSPFRRTTAEPTPAALLAADPPEPEKAGMLGPLIVRMLAKDPERRPEPSEVAAGLRAAAEGCQSDALPEPEPKSLPDSEPKSPPEREPKSQPESGRAPEPESGSDPQPEPGRAYKPEPGQEPEPKPGGAPGGQESVPEAGQRPDAEPESGPRPDAERGSGPRPEPESGPRPEPEPQPGPRPRVRVPIRPAPAALLAALLVGGIWLGTSSFVGARGDDTAGHGGSRGADRGVPSAGAAPAPWTAHPEPDMGAVLSLPEPYAETVRQGTAADQPRIVVYGNGADVEVRLTQWDAAPRSPLSRAYEIHSGWERRDTRTRYTRTTLDGQEAVLADTTHHRDAGPVRVMQLIVRTGDGRMYELRVDMPKGTPAERTGTAVFRGARDRLKIGEN
- a CDS encoding serine/threonine-protein kinase gives rise to the protein MSDNGGAHHGSDEPTSFGLQPPNPPAAVPHPDNPYATPTRVVPQHRSAPDDGPRSAPPPPAQPPTRAAQDAGAGRLIDGRYRLLAKLGHGGMGTVWRAKDETVDREVAVKEPRVPDHLPDRERANAYERMRREARAAARLDHPAVVNVHDVAVVDDRPWIVMELVQGRSLGAVLQEGTLSAREAAKVGLEVLGALEAAHAAGILHRDVKPDNVLLGRHDRVVLTDFGIAQIEGETNLTDTGGFVGSPEYIAPERVLGQRPGPASDLWSLGVVLYAATEGVSPFRRSNTPATLQSVLNATPAPPASASGPLADAINGLLQKDPAHRPNAARVRALLEAAAHPPEPVPTQVVTVTASDGGQGGGIRIGRKALFRLGAVAGAVVAAAAVTAYLVIADPFAGPLPDDWATHGEKDVAATLAVPEGYTASRPDRETDDGHWVTYSDASGSIWVGLSLEKKSEDTGGEIGDSADAEMHEDNGRFKESGAYNLDMPADPKSTVTDANATFQGREAARNTIAYVTNDTQNPRPREVQIFYYKTSTGDMYKLTVSYPGEGDFTDRGREVARTAIANLDVDKL
- a CDS encoding serine/threonine-protein kinase: MVSEREGGRIIAGRYRLEETLGRGGMGVVWGATDELLGRRVAVKEIAQDDSGTAAEIRARRAGTLREAQALAQLRHPHVIVVHDVVEDDERPCIVMELIDGGSLADRIAGRGPVDAHEAARIGIALLGALRAAHAAGVLHRDLKPANVLIESGTGRVVLTDFGVAQVEGATTLTESGSFVGSPEYTAPERIAGSGTGPASDLWSLGALLCTAVGGTSPFHRDSLGGVVHAVLSDEVRPPPQAGPLLPVVRGLLERDPQRRLDAGQAERMLRAYLETGRTPPAPSRARRTPRDRLVTALLVAAMAAAGVSAVALLISGSGDDGSGPPRSPSPTTSVSTSGPPSPPLGPQHT